In a genomic window of Pokkaliibacter sp. MBI-7:
- a CDS encoding AcvB/VirJ family lysyl-phosphatidylglycerol hydrolase, protein MKSQFSARRLWLGVVLCALLPVLMVSRAMADDDNGKGPKTVDVPIEGKPHAVAVVYSGDGGWHDLDKVIGEWLGKNGYAVVGVDTLNSFWSSKEPRSVAKDLKKIVHRIDPTDSLPVLIVGYSFGADVFPFAWPELDPALKSRIQLVSLLAPGYHTAFHVSVEGWLGIDHGDHDVVPAIAALPAEKVLCVYGSEDKDDTSCMAPELKQISVIETSGDHHFDEDYPALAARINNAFNTKLESLASQQGGVPAAASSAKSVATDAVNPDATTASVDSTSVKANE, encoded by the coding sequence ATGAAATCCCAGTTCTCTGCCCGCCGTCTGTGGCTGGGCGTTGTACTTTGTGCCCTCCTGCCCGTACTGATGGTCAGTCGTGCGATGGCCGATGATGACAACGGCAAAGGTCCGAAAACGGTCGATGTGCCAATCGAAGGCAAGCCGCATGCCGTGGCAGTGGTCTATTCAGGTGACGGCGGCTGGCATGATCTGGATAAGGTCATCGGTGAATGGCTGGGCAAGAACGGTTATGCAGTAGTGGGCGTTGATACCCTCAACAGCTTCTGGAGCAGTAAAGAACCCAGGTCAGTGGCCAAAGACCTGAAGAAAATTGTGCATCGCATTGACCCCACGGACAGCTTGCCTGTTCTGATTGTGGGCTACTCCTTCGGTGCCGATGTGTTCCCCTTCGCCTGGCCAGAACTGGACCCGGCCCTGAAGTCCCGCATCCAGCTGGTCAGCCTGCTGGCACCCGGTTACCACACGGCCTTCCACGTCAGTGTTGAAGGTTGGTTGGGAATTGATCACGGTGATCATGACGTTGTGCCTGCCATTGCCGCATTACCTGCCGAAAAAGTGCTGTGTGTCTACGGCTCCGAAGATAAAGACGACACCTCTTGCATGGCACCTGAACTCAAGCAGATCTCGGTTATCGAGACCTCTGGCGACCATCACTTTGATGAGGACTACCCCGCACTCGCGGCCAGAATCAACAACGCCTTCAACACTAAACTGGAATCACTGGCCAGTCAGCAAGGTGGGGTACCTGCTGCTGCCTCCTCTGCCAAATCGGTCGCCACCGACGCCGTCAATCCTGATGCCACCACGGCATCGGTTGACAGTACCTCGGTCAAAGCCAACGAATAA